GCCCACCCGCGACCCGCCGCCGGCCGCTCGGTCGCGACTTGCGCCCCGCCCCCCGGTGCGCCAACCTTGAGCATGGCCACGAGCATGCTCACGCTTGACGCGCGGCGGACCGCCGCCCTCCTCCCGTACCGCGAACTGGCCGCCGAGCTCGCCGCCGTGCTCGCGGAGGCGGCGGCCGGGCGGGTGCGCGCCCTCGAGCGCGGCACCGCGCCACTGCCGGGCGGCGGCACCTTCCTCTCCATGGCCGCCGCCGACGTCGAGGCCGCCATCGTCAAGGTCGGCAGCGTCCACCCCCTCAACCCGGGCCGCGGCCTGCCGACCGTGCAGGCGGTGGTGGTGGCCATCGACGCCGTCGACGGCCGGCCCCGCGCGCTCCTCGACGGCACCACCGTCACCACCCGCCGCACCGCCGCGCTCTCGCTGTTGGCGGCTCAGCGGCTCGGCGCCGCCGCGGGTACGGCGCTGGTCGTCGGCGCGGGCGCGCAGGCGCTCGGGCACGTCGAGGCCCTGGCGGAGGGGATGGGGCTGGGGCGCCTGCTCGTCTCCTCGCGCCGCGCCGCGCCCGGCGAGGCGTTGGTGGCGCGGGCGCGGGAGCTGGGG
The Trueperaceae bacterium DNA segment above includes these coding regions:
- a CDS encoding delta(1)-pyrroline-2-carboxylate reductase family protein, whose translation is MLTLDARRTAALLPYRELAAELAAVLAEAAAGRVRALERGTAPLPGGGTFLSMAAADVEAAIVKVGSVHPLNPGRGLPTVQAVVVAIDAVDGRPRALLDGTTVTTRRTAALSLLAAQRLGAAAGTALVVGAGAQALGHVEALAEGMGLGRLLVSSRRAAPGEALVARARELGVEARRVEPGEEALLQAVAEADLVVTTTNAAEPVLPAAAAARLRPGATVVAVGAFTPTMAELPPAVVAACDVVVDTLAGARAEAGDLIQAAQSGAWEWGAATELAAALAAPRRRERPVLFKSVGHSMFDLAAARLALRLVDQTM